CGGGTGTTGATTGACAATGGGGCAGGACTCAACATTTGCCCCGAATCCACTTTGACTCAGCTATGGTATGACCTTAGAAAGGTTCGCCAAAGCCACACTAACATAAGGGCATTTGATGGAGGTAGTTGTGATGCCATTGGTGTAGTTGATCTGGATATTCAAATGGGACCTGCTGCGTTCACCGCGGAATTCCAAGTCATGAAAATACCGGCCAATTACAATTTGCTTCTAGGAAAACAATGGATTCACATGGCAGGGGCAGTACCATCCTCGCTCTATCAATCTGTAAAATTTGTCTGGGAAGGACAAGAAGTGGTGATCTATGGAGAGGCCAGCATGCACAATTATCCAGACAATTCCGTACCTATTATTGAAGCCACACCTAAGGGAACGGATTTCCATGTCGTGGAGTTAGTGGGAGCGGCCCACAAGATAGATTCTATGGAAACTCCCATGCCAGCAGTTTATAAAATGATTGCTTCCACTATGCTTCTAAATGGGTTCGAACTCGGAAAAGGTTTAGGGAAGAATCTACAGGGTATCACTGAGCTTATTCCTATCCTTCGAAATGATTTTTGCTTCGGGCTTGGTTACATCCCCACAGAGGAGGAGATACTTACAAAAAAGAGATAAAAGGTTGCAGATCTCTGCAAACCCATCCCAAATCTGTACCAGTCATTCCTCCACAAAATGCCCGTGCCTGAGGATGTCGACATTGAAGAGGGGATAAGGATACTATTCCAAGAGGAAGATTGCTACATGATTCTGGAGGAATGTACTGAAACACCCAACATTAGAGAGGCAGAAGCGGGCGAGCGACTTTCCAACTGGACTTCTACCCCGCTActggctcttcggtagagaaagatgatttttttttttttaaaatggggaGAATCGGTTGAGGCCTGACTAGTCACCCTCTTTGTCacttacatacctcataatgttttcAAAAACGGAAATGGTTTGACCtaagccaggaccacagtttgtacttctAATATTTTAAATCAATGAAATCCTCGGCTTATTGAAACtgttgcatgcatgttttattcTAACATGCTTCGCCTTAATATTttcttttcagtaataaaaacgataaagcaaccttaaatgtcatgaTATGTTGCGAAACGAATGAGTCGGACAGCGTAAGTGAGGAAGAATATAAGGAATACGACGAGACCACGATGCTACCCGAGGGTCTCACAGAGGAAGTGGAACAATTGGAGAACGAGAAAAAACCAAACTTGGACGAAATGGAAAccataaatctaggtgatgaaGAGAATGTCAAAGAGAGGAGGATAAGTGCACACTTAGATGCTACCCTCAAAGAGGAACTGATAAGCTTGCTAAGGGAATACGTGGATGTTTTTGCATGGTCATATGCCGACATGCCGGGTTTAAGTATCAGCATAGTATCCCATAAGTTACCCATCAACGAGGGGTTTTCTCCAATAAAGCAGAAAACCCGACAATTCAAACCAGATCTCAGTATCCAAATCAAGGACGAGATGGAGAAACAAATTGAGTCTGGAGTAGTGGAGGTAACATCCTACCCCACATGGCTAGCCAATATAGTCCCGGTGCCCAAGAAAGACGGCAAGATAAGAATCTGCGTGGATTATCGAGATCTAAACAAAGCTAGCCTAAAGGATAATTTTCCGTTCCCTAatatccacatactcatagacAATTGTGCCAAGCACGAGCTACAATTGTTTGTGCATTGTTTCGCCGGCTACCATCAGATCTTGATAGACATAGAGGACGCGGAGAAGACAACTTTCATTACCCCATGGGGAGTGTACCACTATAGGGTAATGCCCTTCGGCCTCAAGAACACCAGTGCAACGTATATGAGAGCAACGACTACCATTTTCCACGACATGATCCACACAGAGATTTAGGTCTATGTGGAAGATGTCATTATCAAATCAAGAGAAAGTTCGGAGCATACCACATATTTGAGGAAATTCTTCAATAGACTCTGGAAGTTTAATTTGAAATTGAATCTGGCCAAGTGTGCGTTCGGAGTACCAGCTGGAAAATTactgggattcatagtcagtcgaaGAGGTatagagctagacccaacaaagatcaaagcaatccaagaatttCCTCCTCCtcaaaccaagaaagaagtcatgagcttcctgGGAAGGCTAAATTACATCGGATGGTTCATAgcttaatccaccattattgtaGGACCTATCCTCAAGCTGTTGAAGAAGGATGCTCCTACAAAATGGTCGGAGGAATGCCAAGAGGCGTTCGACACTATTAAGAGATATTTGTCCAACCCACCAGTCCTGGTACCACCAAGGCCGGGAAGTCCTTTGCTGTTGTACTTGTCGATTGCTGAAAAGGAATTTCTATGCGTATTGGGACAGCACgatgaagaaagaaaaaaggagTGCGCCATTTATTATCTGAGCAAAAAATTTACGGCCAGTGAGGCCAGATACACGCTGGTGGAAAAGACTTGTTGTGCTCTAGCGTGGGTAGCTCAGAAATTAAGACACTACTTGTCCTAAtataccactcacctcatatccaagatggatccttTAAGGTATATATTCCGTCAGCCCATGCCGATCGGGAAGTTGGCCAAGTGGCAGATGCTGGTAAGTGAATTTAACATTGTATACATAGCACAGAAGGCCATCAAGAGATAGGCTTTGGCTGATTTGCTAGCCGCAAGCCTGGTGGATGAAGAATTTGAACCACTTTATACCAATTTCCCGGACGAAGGAGTGTTGGCCGTAGAAGAAGGAGCAGTAGAATCCTATACCGGCTGTAAATTGTTCTTTGACGGAGCAATCAATTACAAAGGTTCCAGAATCGGAGCGGTCCTGATATCAGAGTATGGGCAACACTAccccatggctgccaagctcagaTTCcgttgtaccaacaacatggccgaGTACGAAGCCTGCATACTAGGCCTCAGAATGGCGCTGGACATGGACATCGATGAACTGTTAGTcattggagattccgacttgttgattcatcaagtacaaggtgAATGAGCTACTAAAAGTGAAAAGATCTTACCATATGTGAACTTGGCACAGAGATTTTGTAAGAAGTTAAAAAAGATTGAGTTTTGACATACGCCGAGAGCTCAGAATGAATTTGCTGACGCACTGGCCACCATAGCATCAATGATCCAACACCCTGAAAGTAGTCACATCGACCCGCTAAGGATAATTCTGAAAGAAGAACATGCCCACTGTTGCCATGTGGAAGCCGAGCCAGATAGCAAGCTGTGGTATAGCGACATCAAAATATACCTGGAAGGACAGGAATACCCCGAAGGCATtacaaatggacaaaagaagaccattCGAAGGATGGCAAGCGGTTTCTTCCTAAAAAAAGAAGTGCTATACAAACGAACACCGAATATGGGCTTGCTCATATATGT
The sequence above is a segment of the Lycium barbarum isolate Lr01 chromosome 6, ASM1917538v2, whole genome shotgun sequence genome. Coding sequences within it:
- the LOC132644114 gene encoding uncharacterized protein LOC132644114, giving the protein MPVPEDVDIEEGIRILFQEEDCYMILEECTETPNIREAEAGERLSNWTSTPLLALRNKNDKATLNVMICCETNESDSVSEEEYKEYDETTMLPEGLTEEVEQLENEKKPNLDEMETINLGDEENVKERRISAHLDATLKEELISLLREYVDVFAWSYADMPGLSISIVSHKLPINEGFSPIKQKTRQFKPDLSIQIKDEMEKQIESGVVEIYGDLIRVPPSELSAMSSPWPFVALGIDVIGPIEPAASNGHQFILVAIDYFTKWVEATSHKLVIKKVVPDFVRNHIICRFGIPESVIMDNGANLNNHLMKDICEQFKITHQISTAYQPQMNRAIEAANKNIKRILRKMIDNHKGWHEQ